Proteins encoded by one window of Candidatus Obscuribacterales bacterium:
- a CDS encoding dipeptide ABC transporter ATP-binding protein, with amino-acid sequence MNTPTILLKVKNLKKHFPIRKGFFNRQVGAVRALDGINLEVFAGETLGLVGESGCGKSTLGRVILRLLPATEGDVNFSGVDVFAADNKQMKALRREMQVVFQNPYASLDPRMNVAQIIGEPLTVHKVASGKDLHKRVQHLMNLVGLSPEMMDRYPHEFSGGQRQRIGIARALALNPKLIVADEPVSALDVSVQAQILNLLADLRKEFNLTYVFIAHNLDVVRYISDRIAVMYLGKIVELGTTKEVYSQPLHPYSQALINAAPIPDPTANREDRVILKGDLPSPANPPAGCSFHTRCPIAREKCMSETPPLREVIPGHFSACHFAEELLRS; translated from the coding sequence ATGAATACGCCAACCATCTTACTAAAAGTCAAAAACCTCAAGAAACACTTTCCGATTCGAAAGGGCTTCTTCAACCGTCAAGTGGGAGCGGTGCGCGCTCTTGATGGTATCAACCTGGAAGTCTTTGCAGGCGAGACACTTGGTCTTGTCGGCGAATCCGGTTGCGGCAAGTCCACTTTGGGTCGCGTTATCTTGCGACTACTTCCTGCCACCGAAGGTGATGTCAACTTCTCAGGCGTCGATGTCTTTGCTGCCGACAACAAGCAAATGAAAGCACTGCGTCGTGAAATGCAGGTTGTCTTCCAAAATCCATACGCCAGTCTTGACCCGCGCATGAACGTAGCGCAAATTATCGGCGAGCCTTTAACAGTCCACAAAGTTGCCTCAGGCAAAGACTTGCACAAGCGCGTCCAACACCTGATGAACCTAGTTGGTCTTTCACCCGAGATGATGGACCGCTACCCTCACGAATTTTCCGGCGGACAACGCCAGCGAATCGGCATCGCTCGCGCGCTGGCATTGAATCCAAAACTAATTGTTGCTGATGAGCCGGTATCGGCACTTGATGTAAGCGTACAAGCACAAATTCTCAACTTGCTAGCCGACCTTCGCAAAGAATTCAATTTGACCTATGTATTTATCGCACACAACTTAGATGTAGTGCGTTATATAAGCGACCGTATCGCTGTTATGTATCTCGGCAAGATTGTTGAACTGGGCACAACCAAGGAAGTTTATAGCCAGCCTCTGCATCCTTATTCGCAGGCACTGATAAACGCAGCACCAATTCCGGATCCGACAGCCAATCGTGAAGATCGTGTAATTCTAAAAGGTGATTTGCCAAGCCCGGCTAATCCACCTGCCGGATGCTCATTTCACACTCGTTGCCCAATTGCTCGCGAAAAGTGTATGAGTGAGACGCCGCCATTGCGCGAAGTAATTCCCGGACACTTCTCCGCATGTCACTTTGCCGAAGAACTACTTAGGTCGTAA
- a CDS encoding replication-relaxation family protein — translation MRTTKVKKKGLVVMDRDVESLYQLYVHRTLTSGQLAQLTFRDISYETARKRMRRLMQSNLIGCASSERSEERGRPELIYYLTQHGANVLEQRRSLDRREIPTGPAHTYHKEHFLKLADIRISLQDAEDAGQIRNFAWMQGEDFAMKWAENNGATMTECPDAVVSFAYPKGEPMVILLELDTGNFRQTKQWEPKIVNFLFTGNPIWVVANNENRVRTLQEWTLPMLKASGVGAGKCVFANFSEIMEKGILSARWFRADGTVSELRPK, via the coding sequence ATGCGCACTACTAAAGTGAAGAAAAAAGGACTCGTAGTGATGGATAGAGACGTTGAGTCTCTCTATCAGCTCTATGTTCACCGTACGCTTACTTCAGGTCAACTGGCTCAATTAACCTTCCGGGATATAAGTTACGAGACTGCGCGCAAGCGGATGCGTAGGTTGATGCAGAGTAATCTAATAGGATGTGCATCATCTGAAAGAAGTGAGGAAAGAGGACGCCCTGAGCTTATCTATTACTTGACGCAGCATGGAGCCAATGTGCTTGAGCAGAGGCGTAGTTTAGATAGGCGAGAGATTCCGACAGGTCCGGCGCATACTTATCACAAAGAGCATTTTTTAAAACTGGCTGACATACGCATTTCATTGCAAGATGCCGAAGATGCCGGGCAAATTCGAAATTTTGCTTGGATGCAGGGCGAAGACTTTGCTATGAAGTGGGCGGAAAATAACGGCGCCACTATGACAGAGTGTCCTGATGCTGTAGTTTCTTTTGCCTATCCAAAAGGAGAGCCGATGGTAATTCTTTTGGAGTTGGATACAGGGAATTTTAGACAAACGAAACAGTGGGAGCCAAAGATAGTCAATTTCCTTTTTACGGGCAACCCAATTTGGGTGGTGGCAAATAACGAAAACCGCGTTCGCACTCTGCAAGAGTGGACATTGCCTATGCTCAAGGCAAGTGGAGTCGGTGCCGGCAAATGTGTTTTTGCCAACTTTTCGGAAATTATGGAAAAGGGAATTTTGTCGGCGCGCTGGTTTAGAGCCGATGGCACTGTGTCCGAATTACGACCTAAGTAG